From the genome of Caretta caretta isolate rCarCar2 chromosome 27, rCarCar1.hap1, whole genome shotgun sequence, one region includes:
- the WIPF2 gene encoding WAS/WASL-interacting protein family member 2: MPIPPPPPPPPGPPPPPTFNQANTELPKLSRDEQRGRGALLQDICKGPKLKKVTQVNDRSAPVLEKPKGGGGGGSSGSSSAALQPKGGLFQGGVPKLRPVGAKDNSDSSSGKQSLQVPGSRSAAPRPPVLVTNSRPHDDSDNNRASPPELPRMQRPSLPDLSRPNSAGSTGMKHSSSAPPPPPPGRRANAPPAPPPMHGSKAPSYNREKPLPPTPGQRLTAGRDGPPAPPPIKPPPSPVNVRTGPSSQNQSLAPPPPPYRQPPGVHNGPSSPINELAPELPQRHNSLHRKTPGSVRGMAPPPPSSASPSLQSNRPPPPARDPPSRGAAPPPPPPLMRNGGRDAPPPPPPYRMHGSSEPPSRGKPPPPPTRTPAGPPPPPPPVRNGHRDSIATMRSFLDDFESKYSFHPVEDFPAPEEYKHFQRTYPSKTNRATRGAPPLPPIPR, translated from the exons ATGCCaatacctcctccccctccaccgcCTCCTGGCCCCCCTCCACCGCCAACCTTTAATCAG GCAAACACCGAGCTCCCGAAGCTGAGCCGAGATGAGCAGCGAGGTAGAGGAGCCCTGCTCCAAGATATCTGCAAAGGGCCCAAACTGAAAAAGGTGACGCAGGTCAATGACCGGAGCGCTCCAGTCCTGGAGA AGCCCaagggaggaggcggcggcggcagcagcgggTCCAGTTCAGCAGCGCTCCAGCCCAAAGGGGGCCTCTTCCAAGGGGGCGTCCCTAAGCTCAGACCCGTAGGAGCGAAGGACAACTCAG ACAGCTCCTCTGGCAAGCAGTCGCTTCAGGTTCCTGGCTCCAGATCAGCAGCCCCAAGACCCCCGGTGCTTGTGACCAACAGCCGACCTCATGATGACTCCGACAACAACCGGGCTTCCCCTCCCGAGCTTCCCCGGATGCAGAGACCCTCCTTGCCTGACCTTTCCCGGCCCAACAGCGCAGGCAGTACTGGCATGAAACACAGCTCGTCTGCCCCTCCGCCCCCGCCTCCAGGCCGCCGAGCCAACGCACCCCCCGCACCTCCTCCGATGCATGGCAGCAAAGCGCCTTCCTACAACCGGGAGAAGCCGTTACCACCAACTCCAGGACAGCGGCTCACCGCAGGCCGGGATggccccccagcaccgccccccatcaagccccccccatccccagtgaaTGTCCGAACGGGGCCAAGTTCTCAGAACCAGTCTCTagctccccctccgcccccctatCGGCAGCCCCCCGGCGTTCACAatggcccttccagccctatCAACGAGCTGGCCCCGGAGCTGCCCCAGAGACACAACTCTTTGCATAGGAAAACCCCGGGCTCCGTGAGGGGCAtggcccctcctccaccctctTCGGCCTCCCCGTCACTCCAGAGCAATCGACCCCCTCCGCCAGCCCGAGACCCTCCAAGCAGGGGAGCAG cccccccacccccgcccccgctgaTGCGGAATGGTGGTCGTgatgctcccccgcccccgcccccctacAGAATGCATGGGTCATCGGAGCCTCCGAGTCGAGGGAAACCTCCGCCCCCACCTACCAGGACACCTGCTGGGCCGCCCCCTCCACCTCCGCCCGTGCGAAATGGGCACAGAGATTCCATTGCCACCATGAGATCTTTCTTGG ATGACTTTGAGTCCAAATATTCCTTTCATCCAGTCGAAGACTTTCCAGCTCCAGAGGAGTATAAACACTTCCAGAGAACTTATCCCAGCAAAACGAACCGAG CAACACGGGGGGCCCCGCCGCTGCCTCCCATCCCCAGGTGA